One Pyrus communis chromosome 13, drPyrComm1.1, whole genome shotgun sequence genomic window carries:
- the LOC137711873 gene encoding GDSL esterase/lipase At1g74460-like: protein MKFTTLAAMMVAVAVFGLLIDGHDCKIVQFIFGDSLSDVGNNMYLSKSIAQANLPWYGIDMGNGLPNGRFSNGRTVADIIGDNMGLPRPPAFLDPSLNEDMILENGVNYASGGGGILNETGGYFIQRLSLYKQIELFQGTQTLIRSKIGEQAAEKFFQDARYVVALGSNDFINNYLMPVYSDSWSYNDQTFMEYLMGTLEKQLKLLHSLGARQLMVFGLGPMGCIPLQRVLSTSSACQDRTNKLALSFNKAGSKLMEDLSSQLPNASYRFGDAYDVVNNVISDPNKYGFSNADSPCCSFGRIRPALTCVPASVLCKDRSKYVFWDEYHPSDSANKLIATELIKKFGFSRVGETDGPSPAPAIVQSPEG, encoded by the exons ATGAAGTTCACAACGTTGGCAGCAATGATGGTGGCCGTGGCCGTCTTCGGCCTCCTCATCGATGGCCACGACTGCAAAATCGTGCAGTTTATATTCGGGGACTCCCTCTCCGACGTCGGAAACAACATGTACTTGAGCAAGAGTATCGCCCAAGCAAACCTGCCTTGGTATGGCATTGATATGGGCAATGGACTGCCTAATGGAAGGTTCTCTAATGGCCGTACCGTTGCTGATATAATAG gtGATAACATGGGGCTCCCACGGCCACCGGCCTTTCTCGATCCATCTTTAAATGAAGACATGATACTCGAAAACGGAGTGAACTACGCCTCTGGAGGTGGTGGGATTTTGAATGAAACCGGTGGCTACTTT ATTCAGAGGCTTTCGCTCTACAAGCAGATCGAGCTTTTTCAAGGAACACAAACACTTATCAGAAGCAAAATCGGTGAACAAGCAGCGGAGAAGTTCTTCCAAGACGCTCGTTATGTGGTTGCTTTAGGCAGCAACGACTTCATTAACAACTATTTGATGCCTGTTTACAGCGATTCGTGGAGTTACAACGATCAAACTTTCATGGAATACTTAATGGGAACGCTAGAGAAGCAACTTAAG CTGTTGCACAGCCTAGGGGCGAGGCAGCTGATGGTGTTCGGGCTAGGACCGATGGGTTGTATTCCACTCCAAAGGGTGCTAAGTACATCTTCGGCTTGCCAAGATAGAACAAACAAACTAGCTCTCAGCTTCAACAAAGCTGGTAGCAAGCTTATGGAAGATTTGTCCAGCCAGCTTCCTAACGCGAGCTATCGATTTGGTGACGCGTATGATGTTGTCAACAATGTGATCAGCGATCCAAACAAATACG GATTCAGCAATGCGGACTCACCATGCTGCTCATTTGGAAGAATTCGACCGGCTTTGACGTGCGTCCCTGCATCAGTACTGTGCAAAGACAGAAGCAAATATGTGTTTTGGGACGAGTACCATCCATCGGACAGCGCAAACAAGCTTATTGCCACGGAACTCATAAAGAAATTCGGTTTCTCGCGCGTTGGTGAAACAGATGGTCCTTCCCCTGCACCTGCCATTGTTCAATCACCAGAGGGATAA
- the LOC137712389 gene encoding dof zinc finger protein 5-like, with protein sequence MKIIQLVSETRNANNTEILLKTLGRQDVSFRFVENLVELEKIREASKALVKEDDRDVKKKKPGIQKRDVKRKRPAEKKQELQKKDGREEACSSRPALRPCGDEIVRAREEAHKKILPCPRCDSRNTTFDKFSRNNPSKPVRACKDCKRSWVARGNLGRG encoded by the exons ATGAAGATCATCCAACTTGTTTCCGAAACCAGAAATGCAAAT AACACCGAGATATTGCTTAAAACTCTTGGAAGACAGGACGTATCCTTTCGCTTCGTGGAAAACCTTGTGGAGTTGGAAAAAATCAGAGAGGCAAGCAAGGCGCTTGTTAAGGAGGACGACAGG gatgtgaagaagaagaagccggGAATTCAGAAGCGGGATGTGAAGAGGAAGAGGCCTGCTGAGAAGAAGCAAGAACTTCAGAAGAAGGATGGGAGAGAGGAAGCTTGCTCCTCTAGACCTG CTTTGCGGCCTTGTGGTGATGAAATAGTCCGAGCCAGAGAGGAGGCACACAAGAAGATACTCCCCTGCCCTCGTTGCGATAGCAGGAACACAACATTTGACAAGTTCAGTCGTAACAATCCCAGTAAACCAGTTCGTGCATGCAAAGATTGCAAAAGAAGCTGGGTTGCACGCGGGAACTTGGGAAGGGGCTAG